The genomic DNA AGTAGTACGAGTCGAGCGCATAGAAAGCGACGAGCAGCATGCCGCTCACGAACAGCATGGGCCGCGCGAGATGCATGGTGGTCCAGAAAAAGCTCACGCCTTCGAGAAAGCCGAGGAACAGCGGCGGGTCGCCGAGCGGCGACAGCGCACCCCCAACGTTCGCGACGAGAAAGATGAAGAACACGACCACGTGGGTCACGTGGCGGCGATTGTCGTTTGCGCGCAGCAACGGGCGGATCAGCAACATCGCCGCACCGGTCGTACCCATCACGCTAGCGAGCAAGGTGCCGAGCGCGAGAATCGACGTGTTCAGACGCGGCGAGCCATGCAGATTGCCGCGCACGCAGATGCCGCCCGCGACGGTATAGAGCGCGGTCAGCAGGATGATGAAGGGGATGTACTCGGCGAGCATGGCATGCGCGAGCGCGCCGAGCGCCGCGCTCGCGCCGAAGCTCACTGCAAACGGCGCGATGAACGCGAGTGCCCACGCCGCCGCGATCTTGCCGAAATGGTGATGCCAGAAGGCTGGCGCGACGAGCGGAAAGATCGCGATCGACAGCAGCACACCCGCGAAAGGCAAGCCCCACAGAGCCGACAGGTGCGCGCCGTCGAACGTCGCGGCAAGCACGGGTGGCGAGCACAGCGCGAGCTTCGATGCAACCGCGAGCCACAGGCCCGCGCGCCCCGCCCGTGAACTCATGCCTCTAAAGGCCGGGTGGCGGTTTGCGACCGCACGCACGACAGGTGCCGCGCGTTTCGCATCTGCGTTTCCACGCCGCCGCGCGACGCGTTCAAGCATCCTGTACGACGATCGCATGCACCCGGTAAGGGCCGTGCGCGCCCAGCACGATGGTCTGCTCGATGTCGCCGGTGCGCGACGGTCCCGACACGAAATTGACCGCGCGCGGCAGCTCGCCGCGCTCCTTGCGGATCAGGTCGAACGCCTCTTCATGACCCGCGACGATGCGCGACGCCGGCACGATCGCGATATGCGTCTCCGGCAACAACCCGGCCGACGCATACGTCTCGGGCCCGGACAGCAGCACGAGCGTGCCGGTCTCCGCGGTCGCGCAGAAGCAGCCGGTGAGACCGACCACATCATGGTCTTGCGGTTTGCGAAATTCGACGGCGAGGCCGGCTTCGACCCACGGCAGCTCGCTCAGCGTTTGCCACGCGATGGCCTGCAACGGCAAGCCGTGTTGCGTCAGATAGCGATGCGCCGCGGCGGGCACTTCGGCGAGGGTTTGAACGGTGTCGACAGTGGTCGCCATTTTCTGCGCTTCGTCGATGAAGCGCGCGCGCAGATCGGCAGGCATGTCCGGGCGCGGACCGGCCGGATGGCGCGCGAGATAGTCCGCCGCGGCTTCGCGCTCGACGGCGCTCGGTTCAGGCTCACGCCCTTGCGCGGCGCGGATGCGCGCCAGAATGTTGCGGCGGGCAATCGATGTGTCCATGGGCGAAATCCTCGTGTCGACAGCCGTGCGATATGGCGAGGATTATACCGGCGGCCCTTCCCGCAAACACCCTGGCCGAACCGCATATTGCCGAACGTCGGGAGCCCGGCAACACTGTTCGCCACGCCACCCCAAACGCGAGCAATTCATGAACAGGCGATGAACCGGAAAGCAAGCCGCAAAGCGCGCTACTTCGCCGCCTCTTCTTCCGGCTGCGCGATGCCGAACACCTGACGCAGATACGCGAGATACGCCTTGTCCTCGCACATGTTCTTGCCCGGCGAGTCCGACAATTTCGCGACCGGCTGACCATTGCAGCGAACCATCTTGATGACGATCTGCAGCGGGTTGTAGCCGAGGTCGTTGGTCAGATTGGTGCCCACACCGAACGCAAGCTTGCAGCGGCCGCGGAAGCGCTCGTATAGCTGCAGCACCTTCGGGATGTCGAGCGCGTCGGAGAACACGAGGATCTTGGTGCGGGGGTCGCAGCGATTGGCTTCGTAGTGCTTGAGCAGGCGCTCGCCCCAGTCGAACGGATCGCCGGAATCGTGACGCGCGCCGTCGAACAGCTTGCAGAAGTACATGTCGAAGTCGCGCAGGAACGCCTGCATGCCGTACACGTCCGAAAGCGCAATTCCGAGGTCGCCGCGATATTCCTTCGCCCACATCTCGAAGCCGAAGGTCTGCGAGTCGCGCAGGCGCGGACCGAGCGCCTGGCAAGCCTGCAGATACTCGTGCGCCATCGTGCCGAGCGGCGTCAGGCTGTGCTTCATTGCGTAGAAGACGTTGCTCGTGCCCGCGAACTGCTCGCCGAGGCCATCCTTTAGCGTGAGGATCACCTCCTCATGCCATTGCTTCGAGAAGCGGCGGCGCGTGCCGTAATCGGCAATCTTGCAGTCGGCGAACTCCGGACGCGCGCCGAGCAACTGGATCTTGTCGAGCAAACGGCCGCGGCCCACGTGGTAGTCGGGCGTTTGCTGGGTGTTGCGAAAATAGACTTCGTTGACGATCGCGAGCACCGGAATTTCGAAGAGGATCGTATGCAGCCACGGCCCCTTGATGTCGATGTCGATTTCGCCATTGCCCTTCGGCGACGGCGTGATCGAAATGTACTTCTCGTTCAGATGGAACAGCGCGAGGAACTCGATGAAGTCGCCCTTGATGAAGCGCATGCGCCGCAGGTAGTCGAGTTCGTCGTCGGTGAAACGCAG from Paraburkholderia sp. HP33-1 includes the following:
- the pncB gene encoding nicotinate phosphoribosyltransferase, yielding MIITSLLDTDLYKFTMMQVVLHHFPAANVEYRFRCRTPNVDLVPYIDEIRNEVRKLCDLRFTDDELDYLRRMRFIKGDFIEFLALFHLNEKYISITPSPKGNGEIDIDIKGPWLHTILFEIPVLAIVNEVYFRNTQQTPDYHVGRGRLLDKIQLLGARPEFADCKIADYGTRRRFSKQWHEEVILTLKDGLGEQFAGTSNVFYAMKHSLTPLGTMAHEYLQACQALGPRLRDSQTFGFEMWAKEYRGDLGIALSDVYGMQAFLRDFDMYFCKLFDGARHDSGDPFDWGERLLKHYEANRCDPRTKILVFSDALDIPKVLQLYERFRGRCKLAFGVGTNLTNDLGYNPLQIVIKMVRCNGQPVAKLSDSPGKNMCEDKAYLAYLRQVFGIAQPEEEAAK
- a CDS encoding LutC/YkgG family protein; its protein translation is MDTSIARRNILARIRAAQGREPEPSAVEREAAADYLARHPAGPRPDMPADLRARFIDEAQKMATTVDTVQTLAEVPAAAHRYLTQHGLPLQAIAWQTLSELPWVEAGLAVEFRKPQDHDVVGLTGCFCATAETGTLVLLSGPETYASAGLLPETHIAIVPASRIVAGHEEAFDLIRKERGELPRAVNFVSGPSRTGDIEQTIVLGAHGPYRVHAIVVQDA